GGGCAACGTCGTCCGATGCTATGGCGGCGCCGGGATTTTCCGGCGTAACGTGGATTGCGTGGACTGGCTTTCCTGGTTGGATGCGCCGGATTACGAGTTCGCCCGGCAAGTGCTGCAGCGCGGCGTCGCGGCACTCTACTTCGTTGCGTTCTTGTCCTCGCTCAACCAGTTCCCGGCGCTCCTCGGTGAACGCGGGCTTCTTCCCGTTCCCGACTATCTGGAGGGATTCGGCACACGAGGCCGGCCCACCCTTTTCCGCTGGCGCTATTCGGACCGGCTGCTGCGTGCGGTCTGCGCAATCGGACTGGCCGTCTCGGCGCTGCTGGTGGCCGGCCTTCCGCAGCTCGGGCCGCCATGGCTGCCCCTGATTGCATTCCTCTCGCTGTGGCTGCTGTATATGTCGATCGTTAATGTTGGCCAGACCTTCTACGGCTTCGGCTGGGAAATGCTGCTCCTCGAGGCAGGCTTCACTGTGGCTTTCCTGGGCTCGGACCAGACGGAACCGCCCCGCACCATCATGATCCTGGTGGCATGGCTGGTGTTCCGACTGGAGTTCGGCGCGGGCATGATCAAGATCCGGGGCGGCCGGGAATGGCGTGACCTGACCGCCCTGTACTACCACCACGAGACCCAGCCAATGCCGGGGCCGCTGAGCCGGCAGGCGCATCTCCTGCCGCGTCCGTTCCACCGGCTGGAGGTGCTGGGCAACCATTTCGCGCAACTGGTGGTGCCCTTCTTCCTCTTCGCACCCCAGCCACTTGCCAGCGCGGCCGCCGGCATCGTCATCTTCACCCAGCTGTGGCTCGTGGCCACCGGAAATTTCGCCTGGCTCAACTGGATCGCCATCGTGCTGGCGTTCTCTGCGGTCAGCGACCAGGCCGCCCATGCCGTGCTGCCATTCCTGCCGCTGGACTGGCATCCGGAGGTCACCCCCGGCAGCCGGGTCACTCCGCTGTGGTGGCTGGTTATCACGCTCGCCGCGACGCTCCTGCTGGTGGTCCTTAGCTACTGGCCCGTGCGCAACCTGTTCTCGAAGCGCCAGCTGATGAACGCGAGCTTCAACCGCTGGCAGCTGGTCAATACCTATGGGGCCTTCGGCACTGTCACCAAGCAGCGGATCGAGATTGTGGTGGAAGGCACCCTGGATGAGATTCCGGACGACTCCGCGGACTGGCGCGAATACAGCTTCAAGGGAAAGCCCGGGGACGTGCGCCGGGTGCCGCGGCAATGGGCCCCTTACCACCTGCGGCTGGACTGGCTGATGTGGTTCCTGCCGCTGCGTACCGTGCATGAGGAATGGTTTTACGCCTTCCTCTCCAGGCTGCTCGAAGCGGACCGGCAGGTCCTGCGCCTGCTGCGCCACGACCCGTTCGACGGCGGCCCGCCCCGCTGGGTGCGCGCGCGAAGTTACCTGTACCGCTTCGCCACCCGGGCCGAGTTCCGCGAAACCGGCGACCGCTGGGTCCGGACTCCGCTCTATGAGTCGATCCCGCCGCTGTCCCTCCGCCGGTCCCCGGGGCGGGCCGTCTAGGAGCGGAGGCTAGGTGCGCGCTCCGGCCCTGCGCAGCGTGGCTTCAGCGTGCTTGAGGATGGGACCGTCGATCATCCTGCCGTTGTACTGGAAGACGCCTGTCCCTGCCCGCGCGGCGGCCTGCAGCAGGGAGTTGGCGGCGGCGACGTCGGACTCGGACGGCTCGTAGGCACTCCGGACCACGTTCGCCTGGCTGGGATGGATGCACGCTTTGGAGCTGAACCCTGAGGCCACTGCATCGCCGGCTTCCACGGAAAGGCCGGCGAGGTCCGGGATGTTGACGTAAACGGCGTCCACCGCTTCCTTCCCGAGGGCCCGCGCGGCCAGCAGCACGGAGGAGCGGGCGTGCAGGGCAACAGCCCGGTAGCCGCCGGCATCCGTCCTGCTGGACGTGCCGCCGAGCGAAGCCAGGAGGTCCTCCGCGCCCCACATCAGCGCCACGACGTTGGGCTCGGCCGCGATGGCCGGGGCATTCAGGACCCCTATGGCTGTCTCGCACAGGGCGATCACGTGGTAATCCTCAAGTAGCCTAAGTTGTTCAGCGGTCTCGGCCTTGGCCAGCATCACTGTCTTGTAGGGCGTGTGCGCAAGGCAGTGGAGGTCCTTTTCGAACTCTTCGGTTCCTGCCGGGTTGATCCGGACGATGGTGCGGCTGGGATTCAGCTCCGGCACCTCGCCGCCGGAGCCGAGCTGCGCCAGGATGGCTCCCCGGGCACGCTGCTTGTCCCCCGGGGCTACCGCATCCTCCAGATCCAGGATCACGGCGTCCGCGCGTTCGGCGGCCTTCTGGTAGCGCTCCGGCCTGTCGGCAGGGCAGAACAGCAGGGCAGGTCCCATCACGAAGGTCATAAGGACATTCTCCCCTTTTCGCGCCCCTGCCGGCTCCCCTTCCGGCGCTCCTGTTGGCTGTTTTGTGGCTCCTCCGGGGCGCTGTCCACCTGACGTCCGCCGTGCGCTTCCCGTGTCCACATCAGGCAGCTTCGGCTGGCCAGGGCCACCACCGTTCCGTCCTGGTTCCTGCCGGTGTGCGCCATGGTCACGATTCCCTGGCCGGGCCGGGAATCCGACAGCCGCTTCCGCGTGATCACGGTCTCGGTGTAGAGCGTGTCGCCGTGGTAGAGCGGATGCGGGAAGGATACGTCCGTCAGGCCCAGCTGGGCGACGATGGTGCCCTGGGTCAGCTGGGAAACGGACTGGCCCACCAGCGTGGCCAGGGTAAACATCGAGTTCACCAGGCGCTGGCCGAACGGCTGCCCGGCGCTC
Above is a window of Arthrobacter pascens DNA encoding:
- a CDS encoding MaoC family dehydratase; translation: MTDMPPPPRIIEQRGLYFEELEEGVVYAHRPGRTVTEADNVLFTTLTMNTQALHLDAAWSAGQPFGQRLVNSMFTLATLVGQSVSQLTQGTIVAQLGLTDVSFPHPLYHGDTLYTETVITRKRLSDSRPGQGIVTMAHTGRNQDGTVVALASRSCLMWTREAHGGRQVDSAPEEPQNSQQERRKGSRQGREKGRMSL
- a CDS encoding lipase maturation factor family protein; protein product: MDWLSWLDAPDYEFARQVLQRGVAALYFVAFLSSLNQFPALLGERGLLPVPDYLEGFGTRGRPTLFRWRYSDRLLRAVCAIGLAVSALLVAGLPQLGPPWLPLIAFLSLWLLYMSIVNVGQTFYGFGWEMLLLEAGFTVAFLGSDQTEPPRTIMILVAWLVFRLEFGAGMIKIRGGREWRDLTALYYHHETQPMPGPLSRQAHLLPRPFHRLEVLGNHFAQLVVPFFLFAPQPLASAAAGIVIFTQLWLVATGNFAWLNWIAIVLAFSAVSDQAAHAVLPFLPLDWHPEVTPGSRVTPLWWLVITLAATLLLVVLSYWPVRNLFSKRQLMNASFNRWQLVNTYGAFGTVTKQRIEIVVEGTLDEIPDDSADWREYSFKGKPGDVRRVPRQWAPYHLRLDWLMWFLPLRTVHEEWFYAFLSRLLEADRQVLRLLRHDPFDGGPPRWVRARSYLYRFATRAEFRETGDRWVRTPLYESIPPLSLRRSPGRAV
- a CDS encoding HpcH/HpaI aldolase/citrate lyase family protein yields the protein MTFVMGPALLFCPADRPERYQKAAERADAVILDLEDAVAPGDKQRARGAILAQLGSGGEVPELNPSRTIVRINPAGTEEFEKDLHCLAHTPYKTVMLAKAETAEQLRLLEDYHVIALCETAIGVLNAPAIAAEPNVVALMWGAEDLLASLGGTSSRTDAGGYRAVALHARSSVLLAARALGKEAVDAVYVNIPDLAGLSVEAGDAVASGFSSKACIHPSQANVVRSAYEPSESDVAAANSLLQAAARAGTGVFQYNGRMIDGPILKHAEATLRRAGART